In Malus sylvestris chromosome 16, drMalSylv7.2, whole genome shotgun sequence, the following are encoded in one genomic region:
- the LOC126607354 gene encoding uncharacterized protein LOC126607354 yields the protein MHMDKWSFLSRLRKAVRKVSFLLNLNVNRWRIVSMIGRTVSSNHRLMSFNDHPGLKVACGDETSSEEHSGSSRGNLQRTISYPSDQDDIDQRAEMFIANFRRQLRVERQISLELRYGRGNSFDLKSP from the coding sequence ATGCACATGGACAAGTGGTCTTTCCTGAGTCGCCTAAGGAAGGCCGTGAGGAAGGTAAGCTTCCTACTAAACCTCAACGTGAATCGCTGGCGAATTGTTTCGATGATCGGCCGTACTGTTTCTAGCAACCACCGATTGATGAGCTTCAACGACCACCCAGGGCTGAAAGTGGCGTGTGGCGATGAGACCAGCTCCGAGGAGCACTCGGGGTCTTCTAGGGGAAATCTTCAGAGGACAATAAGCTATCCATCGGATCAAGATGATATTGATCAAAGAGCAGAGATGTTCATAGCGAATTTCCGCCGCCAACTTCGGGTGGAGAGACAAATTTCGTTAGAGCTTCGGTATGGCAGAGGAAATAGTTTTGACTTGAAGTCTCCTTGA